ATATACGACGTAGTTAAGCCTGAAGGGGCCTTCTACATGTTCGTAAACGTTAACCAGGACTGCATGGAGTATGCCGAGAACCTCATCAACCTTGGAGTTGCCGTCACACCCGGCCTGCCCTTCGGAGACGGAAATGAGACTTACGTGAGAATCAGCTACGCCAACTCCCTTGAAAACCTCAAGAAGGCGGCTGAGATAATCAGGGAGTATGAGAGTCAGAGAGCTTAGAGAAGAGGACGCGAGGGACGCCGTAAGAATTCTCGTCCTTTCATTTGGCAGAGAGCTGAACGGGATTTTTGGTGACACAGAGCTGGCGAGGGAGCTTTTCTTCAAGTTTTTCTCCATCCACACTGAAGAGTGCCTTGTGGTTGAGGCTGAGAGAATTATCGGCTTCGCATCCTACTCCTTCAAACAGAGGCTCCCAATCTCCGATTTTCTTAAAAAGGAGCTTGGATTTGTCAAAGGGCTGAAGTTGTCAATGCTCATCCGCTACCTCTGCCCCAAGCCTAAGAAGGGAAAGGCGGTGATAAACTTCATCGCCGTCTCACCGCTGAGAAGGAACAGCGGAGCAGGTTCGGCGTTGCTTGAAAAAATCGTAGAAAGAGTGAAGGAGGGTGGGGGAAAGGAAATCGAGTGCTACGTTTCCGTTGACAACGACGCTGGCATTGGCCTTCTGACAAAATTTGGCTTTGAAGTTGCCAAAATGCTCGACAACCGCTTTGCGGAAAAAAATTTTGGGGCGAGGCAGTGGTACCTCATGAGGCTCAAACTTTAACCCTGCTTCCTCATCTCCTCTTCCCTGAGAACTCTCCTGAGAACTTTCCCCACAAGAGACTTCGGCAGCTCATCCCTGAACTCTACAAGCTTGGGAACCTTGTAAGGAGCAAGCCTCTCCTTGCAGAACTTTATTATGTCTTCCTCCGTCACCTTTCCCTTCCATCCCGGCTTGAGCTCTATGAAGGCCTTGACAGTTTCTCCCCTGTAGGGGTCTGGAATGCCAACAACAGCAGCTTCCGCAACCGCTGGATGTTCGTACAACACTTCCTCGATTTCCCTCGGGTAGATGTTGAACCCTCCAGCGATTATCATGTCTTTCTTCCTGTCCACGATGTAGAAAAAGCCGTCCTCGTCCATTTTCGCCATGTCTCCCGTTAAAAGCCATCCGTTGATTAGAGTGTTCTCTGTCTCCTCCTTGCGGTTCCAGTAGCCCTTCATTACCTGCGGCCCTCTTATTACAAGCTCCCCCACTTCTCCGGGCGGGAGGATGTTTCCCTCATCGTCAATCACCACTGCTATCGTGTCGGGATAGGGCAGCCCTACACTCCCCTCCTTATTCAGCCCGTATATGGGGTTTCCGTGAGTTATCGGCGACGCCTCGCTCAGCCCGTAGCCCTCAGTAATCCTCTTACCCGTAAGCTCCTCCCACCTCCTCTTCACCTCTATTGGCAGCGGAGCCGCTCCGCTCGTGCACACTCTCAGGGAGCTCAAATCGTAGCCGTTCTCCTCAAGAAGCTTCAGCATCCCGATGTACATCGTCGGCACGGCTGCGAGGGTTGTAACTTTAAAGGTCTGAATGGCCTGAAGAACCATCGGGTAGTTTCGGGGGTCGGGCATGGGGATAATTGTCGCACCTACAAGAATTCCAACGTTCATCATCGTCATCCCGTAGCTGTGGAAAACGGGAAGCATGCCAATCCCCACATCGGCAGAAGAAGCTTTGGGGTCCCAGTTGGCAGCCTGATAGGCATTTGCTACAATGTTGAAGTGGGTGAGCATAACCCCCTTGGGGAATCCGGTCGTCCCCCCAGTGTACTGCAGCATCGCAACATCCTCTTTCGGATTTATCTCCGCCCTCCTTTCAGTCTTCTCAGCCTCCATGACGTTCTTCCACGAGTAAAGCCCCTTTCTCTTCTCAGGCGGGTCGGGCATCGTAGCGCCAACCATGAAGTCCTGAAGGCTGCAGGTTATTACAGTATCAAGAGTGCCATCGTCAAGCAGCGGAGAAACGTTGGAGTACAGCATATCCATGCAGAACATCGTCTTTGCACCGCTGTCTTCAGCGAGAAACTTTATCTCTCTCTGAGTGTAGAGGGGGTTGCACTGCACTATGATTCCACCAACTTTCAGAATCCCAGCCATTATTGGGGCAGCATGGGGAGTGTTGGGAAGGGCAAAGATTACTCTATCCCCTTTCTCAATGCCAATGTCGAAGAGAAATCCCGCAACTTTGTCAGAAGCTTCCTTTGCCTGCCTGTAAGTAATCTGATTGCCAAAGAATATTGTTCCAACCTTGTTCCCATACTTTTCAGCAGCCATCTCAAGAATCCTGTAAGCGGGCATCACGGGATAATCGAGCCTGTCCCTCACGCCCTCGTCGTAGTGCTTCACCCAGATTCTGTTTATACCGCTACCATCGGTCTCTCGAATATTTTGCCCCTCAATACCAAGTATCCCACTCATGATACGAAAAAATTGTGATTAACTTAAAAATTTTACGAAATTAATCATCTACTTTTTGCTGCTGCTTATAATTATGATACTTTTCAAAAGCCTCCTTTGCCTTTTCTTCCTCACCAAGATACTGGTATGCCTCACCGACGTGCTTCCACCACATGGGGTCGTTTTCAGCTTCGCTTTCACAGTATGCGGCGAACTTCAGCATTGCCTCCCTTGCCTTCTCCGATTCTCCCAGCTTCTCGTAAATCTTCGTCACATCCTCCCAGAAAACCCCCTCCTCTTCAGCTTCCTCGATGTAGTACTCCAATGCCCTCTGCCATGCTTTTTTCGCATTTTCAGAATCTCCGATTTCCTCGTAAATCTTCGCGACATCCTCCCAGAACCACGGCTCCTCCTCGGCGTACCTCTCAAGGCACTCAGCAGCTCTTCTCATTTCACCGGCCTTTTTGTAGAACTCGTAAGCTTCTTTCCAGTAGTACGAGTCTCCCTTTTCGGCAGCAAGCTTCTCATAGATTTCAGCAGCCTTTGAGAATTCCTCAGCCTTCTCGTAGCACCATGCAGCCGACTCCTCCATCCCTGCTTTGAGGTAGCATTCTGCTGCACTCTTATAGTTTCCAGACTTTTCGTACTTTCTTGCCGCTGCCCTATATCTGCCGGCATTTTCAAGGGCCTTTGCACTCCTCAACCTCTCGTAGAGGGTCAGATCCGGCTCCGAAATCCACCAAAGTCCGAAGGCGAAGGCGAGGATGTAAGCCGCGGTGATGTACGCCACATGCATCGGATTCTCCCAGGTGTAGCACTGATACAGGGCGTAAAGAGAGGCGATGAGCGAAAGCAGCGAGGGAAGTGTGTACTTCGATTTTGCGTATATCAGCACACCAGCCATTATTGCGGAGATTGCAGCAACTCCGAGGTATGCAAGGAACAGGATTAATCTGAGGAGGAAGAGCGGGGAGAAGAAGTAGGCTATCGCTCCCGCGGCGAGCAGAACAGTTGCCAAAAAGATTATGGCAAGGGCTGTGAACCTGTCCATGAAAGGTGTAGCACAGCGCGGATAAAATATTTTCTATTCCCTTAATTTTTTCAGCGCATCGACAAGCTTTTCAAGGGAATCTGAAAGAACTCTTACCTCCTCAACACTTCTTGACTCTACCATCATATCGCAGACCTTAGAAATGGCCATTTCAATCTTCTCCACTGCCTCATCATAATCTGCTTTCACTGCCGGCTTTGTGCTTTCCGGTGGTTTCTCTTCTGATTCGGCCTTAGCTGCCGAATCTTCCTCTATAACGACTTCCCTCCCACATGAAGGACAGAAGATTTTTCCATCCTTCTCGAAGAGAGGCATCTTGCACTCCGGGCAGCTATGGGCAAGCATTTTCGCCCCTTTGTAAAGAAGTTCTGCTGCACTTGCAATTCCCTTTTCCGAAATTTTTTTATCACTCACGATTTCCATTTGATTCCGAGCTATTAAAATTTTCCAGTTTTGCGAGGTGAGGAGCATGGCGAAGAAAGGGCTTGAAGAGGTTCTGGAAACGCTTGATAGAATCATCCACGACGAGACCGTGCCGAGAAACGTAAGAAGAGTTGCAAGCGAGATTAAGGAAAAGCTCACGACAACAGATGAAGTTTCACTTGAGGCTGCCTCGGCAATATCGGTTTTAGAGGACATCTCCGCTGATCCGAACCTGCCGATGCATGTAAGAACGATGATCTGGAACCTAACAAGTCAGTTAGAGAGGATTTCCGTTGAGTGAGCTAAAGAAAGAGCTTCTCCGAAAATCCATTCATTTTTCCGGAATCGTTTACGTTCCGGCTTACCTTTATTTTGGAAAAGAGTTCGTGCTTATCGGTGTGACTTTAGCGCTGGTTTTCGCGGCTATTTTTGAGTTTTTTCGCCTGAGGTACAAGCTACTTTCTTGGTTGGTGAGGGATTACGAAAGGAACAGAGTTGGGGCTTACATCTACTTTGGCGTGGCGGTTCTTTTTGTTACGCTGCTTTTTCCGATGAACGCAGCAATTTCTGCGGTTCTCGTTGCTCTGCTTGGCGATGGTGTTGGTGGAGTTGTTAAGAGGTTGCCAGTAAGGAGAGCGGGTGAAATTGCCTTCTTTGCGATGCTTGTTGTCCCATTTGTGGCATCTCTGCCCCTGCTCTCTCCCATCCCATCTTTTGCTGCGTGTTTTGCAGGTGCGATTGTTGAGAGGATTGAGAAGATTGGCGGATACTATCTTCAAGACAACCTGACGGTGCCGGTAACTGCTGCTGTCGTATATTTCTCAGTAAACTACATATTGTCCTAACCCTACGCCCATTATGGATGAAAGGGATGCGCTGAGAATTTCGAGGGAGATTGCAGGAGAGGTCAGAAAGGCCATTGCGTCAATGCCCTTGAGGGAGAGAGTAAAGGACGTGGGAATGGGGAAGGATGGCACTCCAACCAAGGCAGCCGACAGAGTTGCGGAAGATGCTGCGCTTGAAATTTTGAGAAAGGAGAGGGTTACGGTGGTTACAGAGGAGTCGGGAGTTTTGGGGGAGGGAGATGTCTTTGTTGCCCTCGACCCCCTCGATGGAACCTTCAATGCTACGAGAGGGATTCCAGTTTATTCAGTCAGCCTCTGCTTCTCCTATTCGGATAAACTGAAAGACGCCTTCTTTGGCTACGTTTACAACCTCGCAACAGGGGATGAATACTACGCGGACTCCAGCGGGGCTTACAGAAACGGGGAGAGGATTGAGGTGAGCGATGCTGAGGAGCTTTACTGCAACGCCATAATCTACTATCCCGACAGGAAGTTTCCCTTTAAGAGGATGAGGATTTTTGGAAGTGCTGCAACGGAGCTTTGCTTCTTTGCTGACGGCTCCTTTGACTGCTTCCTCGACATCCGCCCCGGAAAGATGCTTAGAATCTACGATGCCGCTGCGGGTGTTTTTATTGCAGAAAAGGCAGGAGGAAAGGTTACCGAACTTGATGGAGAAAGCTTGGGGAATAAAAAATTTGATATGCAGGAAAGGCTCAATATCGTCGCCGCAAATGAAAAACTCCATCCAAAGCTGCTGGAGCTGATTAAATGAGGGCCGCAGTGGTTTACAAAACCGATGGTCACGTGAAGAGGATTGAGGAAGCTTTGAAAAGGCTGGAGGTTGAGGTTGAGCTCTTCAACCAGCCTTCAGAAGAGCTTGAGAATTTTGACTTCATTGTGAGTGTTGGGGGAGACGGGACAATTCTGAGAATACTGCAGAAGCTGAAGCGCTGCCCGCCCATTTTCGGGATAAACACCGGAAGAGTCGGTCTGCTTACCCACGCCAGCCCTGAAAACTTTGAGGTTGAGCTTAAAAAGGCGGTGGAGAAGTTTGAGGTTGAGAGGTTTCCGAGAGTAAGCTGCTCCGCAATGCCCGATGTTCTTGCCCTCAACGAGATTGCCGTTTTGAGCAGAAAACCGGCGAAGATGATAGACGTCGCTTTGAGGGTCGATGGCGTGGAGGTGGACAGAATAAGGTGCGACGGCTTTATTGTTGCAACTCAGATTGGCTCCACAGGCTACGCCTTCTCTGCTGGAGGGCCGGTAGTTGAGCCCTACCTCGAATGCTTCATCCTCATCCCCATTGCACCCTTCCGCTTCGGCTGGAAGCCCTACGTGGTCAGCATGGAGAGGAAAATTGAGGTTATTGCTGAGAAAGCCATTGTGGTGGCTGATGGGCAGAAGAGCGTGGATTTTGATGGTGAGATAACCATAGAAAAGTCGGAATTTCCGGCTGTGTTCTTCAAAAACGAGAAAAGGTTCAGGAACCTTTTCGGGAAAGTTAGGAGCATAGGTTAAATATCAGTTTTGACTACTATTATTGTCCCCGATCGGGGAAGAGGCAGAGGTGGCAGTGCCGACGATGAAGCTTCTCTGCGAGCTCGGGGACACACCATGTCGATAGGTCCCCTTAGGAGTGAGGCGAAAGCCTTACGATGAGTATGGGGCAACCCGGACATGGGACAGCCCCCAGAGGTCAGCCACTCTGAGAGGGCAAAGCCTGCGATGAGGGGTGGTGTTACTCTGGGGGCAGATTTCTGCCGTCACGTTTTCGTAAATTTCATCGAAAGTGGGTATCTTCGGTTTTGTGGATATACTGTCACATACCATCTTGACAAGGTTCGGAATACTGCTGTCTCCCTGATTTTTCTGACCACAGCTGCTGCAGAAGAGTGGTCTTTCGTGAAGCTGGTAGATGACCCCTCACACTTTGGACCAGGAGGGATGACAGCAGATGGAACTAAGATAGTTTTCTCCAAACACACGGATGGGAGCTACGCCACACACTGGGACGAAAAAGTATTTCTGATGGACCTCGAAACCAAGCAGGTAACGAGAGTAACAAGGAACATCTACTTCGACAGCTACCCGACCATTTCTCCTGAGGGTTCAAAGATTGCGTTCGTTGAGAGCGAACGGTTACAATTTTAGACAAGATACACGACATTACGTTTATGTTGTCAGTCAGTCCAACAACTGGCAGCAAGGCCGCCACCTCATCGACGACCCCGGCAAATTCTACTTCGACCCGCTGCTGGATGAAAACGGAAACCACATTACTGTCAATTACTGGGTGTATTTAGATGACTTCAACTGGCCAAACTTCATCGGGACTTACACAGCTACCGGTTCTGCAATTGGGGGAATAGAATTGGGGAAGTACGTATATGGCCCGGTTAGATCCCCGGATGGGAGTAAAATTGCCTTCTCGACCGTTCGTGGAGAAGGGGAACAAAGGGTGTCCGAGCTTTACGTGGGTGGTGTAGGTCAACCGCCTAAGATTATTTACTCCGACAGCGAGGGAAGAGCTGTGAGGCAATTCTCGGTCAGCAACGATGGGAAAGTTGCATTTTACCTTGAGGGAGACAGCAAGGGAAGAGAAGGAGTTTTCCTCTACCAGAACGGTAACATAATGCTTCTCAACAGCGATTTGCACTTCTGTAACCCGATGATAAGTGGAGACGGTCAGAAGCTCTACTGCCTGTACAATGACCTCTTTGAATACAAGTTCTCACTTTACGAGATAGATATCAACGACGGAAGTTATGAGATGCTGGGAACATACAATGTCCATACAGGCTTATCACTCACGAACAACGATGGAAGCGTAATTGTGTTCAGGGGGTACAACGAAACAAATGGTTTCGGAATCTTCGCACTCGTTAAGGGAGAAGGTGTGACAATTCCGCCGATGCTCAACTTGGACCTCCAACCTATGCTTCCTCCGAAAACTACCATCATTGCCGGTTCTGCCGAAGCGCCCCAAGGAAGTGATATCCAGGTGCCTGTTAAAATCGAAAATGCTGACAAAGTGGGCAGCATAAATCTCATCCTGAGCTACCCGAATGTGCTTGAGGTTGAGGATGTGCTTCAGGGCTCTCTAACTCAGAACTCACTTTTCGATTACAATGTTGAAGGTAATCAAATTAAAGTTGGCATCGCGGACAGTAACGGGATTAGCGGCGACGGTTCGCTGTTCTACGTAAAGTTCAGAGTTACAGGCAATGAAAAAGCGGAGCAGGCAGAAAACGTTAAAGGTAAACTTAGGGGCTTGGGCCAACAGCTCTCTGAAATCACACTCAGAAACTCTCACGCTCTCACCCTTCAAGGGATCGAAATCTACGACATTGATGGGAATTCTGTAAAGGTTGCGACGATAAATGGGACTTTCAGGATTGTCTCTCAGGAAGAAGCAAACAAGGGAGATGTGAATGGAGATGGAGAAATAAACAGTCTCGACGCTCTGCTTGCACTTCAGATGTCAATCGGGAAGGTTGAGCCGAACCCTGTAGCAGATATGGATGGGGATGGAAAGGTGCTTGCGAAGGATGCCACTGAAATCATGAAGATGGCAACAGACATGATGATCAGAAGAACGGCGGAAATTATAAGCCAGAATGGCTTACTGGGTAAGTGAGGTGATGGTTTTGAGGCGATTTCTTCTGCTAACTCTCGTTGTCTTTATCCTCACAATGAGTGTTGCTTCAGCTGAAATGGTTGTTAAAATCCCGGATACCAGCGGGGCCGTTGGTGGGACTGTTGAAGTTCCAGTTGAGGTTGAGAATGCACAGAACCTCGGAAGCATGGATATCGTGATAGTTTACGACCCAACCATCCTGAAGGTTCAAAATGTTGGGAAAGGTGAGCTGAACAAGGGACTGCTGTCCTCGAACACAGGAGAGGGAATGGTGGCAATAAGCTTGGCTGATTCCAAGGGAATTAACGGAAAGGGGAGTGTTGCAGTAATCACTTTTCAAGTGCTTAAAGCCGGGTCAACTGACCTAACGATTCAGAGTGTAAAGGCCTATGACGTAAACACACATGTCGACATTCCCGTAAAGGCAGATAACGGTAAGTTTGAAGCTGTGAAAGGTGGGGCAGGAACAACTGGATCCACACCAGGGTTCGAGCTTCTTTTAGCAGTCTCCGCATTGATTGCTGTTGGGCTATTTAGGAAAAAGATTGGTTAGTTTTTTATTTTTATTTTTTAAATTTTAAACAATCCTCCGTTTTTTAGAAAAGCCTAAAAGTCTTGAGGTCACGCTTGCAAACATGAAGGTGTGCGTTCCGAGTTACAGAGGAGGATTGGACGATTACGTTTGCGAGCACTTTGGCAAGGCTGAAAGCTTCACGATTTACGATACGGAGACGGGAGAAGTTAAGGTTGTAAGGAACACGAGCGAGCATTTTGGCGGGGTTGGCTACCCTCCAGAGCTGATAAAATCTGCCGGTGCTGATGTTGTACTCTGCAGCGGAATGGGGGCGAGGGCGATAGCGATGTTCAGGAGATTCGGGATTAAGGTCTACATGGGGGCAAGCGGAACTGTGAGAGATGCAATCGAGCAATTCCTTGCGGGAAAGCTGGTTGAGGCGGATGAGGCGATGGGCTGCTCGCATCATCACCACTAAATTTTAGGCAATCCGAAAAGTTATATGCTTTAAGGCGAAGTAGGGTTATGAGAATTGCAGCAACGACTCTAAAAGGGGGAATTGATGACATCGTAACACCGCAGTTTGGCAGAACTGCAACGTTTACGATTGTGGACTACGATGGCGGAGTGAAAAACGTGGAGGTTGTTGAGAACAGAGCAGCCTCGCAGTCAAGCGGTGCGGGGATTGCTGCTGCACAAATGCTGGTTGATAAGAAAGTGGAGGTCTTGCTTACAGGCCATGTTGGACCGAAAGCCATGAACGTTCTGAGAGCTGCAGGAATAAGAGCTTTTGTTGCAGAAGGGCTAAGGGTCAGAGATGCTGTTGAGAAGCTATTAAAAGGCGAGCTGGAGGAAATTACAGCTCCGTCAAGTGGTATGGGCAAGGGCATGGGCAGAGGAATGGGCGGCGGTAGAGGCAGAGGAATGGGAGGTGGCATGGGAGGAGGCAGATGGAGGTAGTGCTTCATCTCGCCGGCCACTGCATTGAAACCTCAGCCAAGAAAAGATACGAGATGCTTGTTCAGGAGCTGCTGAAAGAGGATGATGAAGAGAGGGAGAAAATACTGGCAGAGGAGCTTGAGCTTCTTCTCGATTTTTTGAAAAAAGCGGACTTTTCTGAGCTTCGAAGAAGAGGTTTTGACGGAAGCAGGGAAATGCGAGTGAGGGTTAAAAAGGTCGGAGAAGAGTTTGTAGTTGAAGAGATATGAGGATCGCTGTTGCTTCCGGCAAAGGTGGAACGGGGAAAACGACCGTTGCGGTGAATCTGGCTGTATTCAACCACATTGACCTTTTTGATCTGGACGTGGAGGAGCCGAACGACCGCATATTCATAAAGGGTGAAGCTGAGGAATGGCCAGCCTACAGAAAGGTTCCTGAGGTGAGGGAGAACTGCAACGCATGCGGAGTGTGCAAGGACGTCTGCCAGTATTCTGCCATCTACGTCATTGACAAAGCCTATCCTCTGCCGGAGCTGTGCCACAGCTGCGGAGCATGCATCTACCTCTGCCCGGAAAAGGCGATGGAGGAGGTGGACTACCAAACGGGAAAAATAGTGAGGGTGAAGTCGGACATCACTCTTACCTACGGAGAGATGAGAATCGGCGAAGCTTCAGCGGTTTTTCTGATAAAGCAGGTGAAGGAGCTCATGGGGAAGAATGCAATCATCGACTCCCCTCCCGGAGCGTCCTGCCCTATGGTTGAGAGCGTTAGCGATGCAGATTACGTAATTCTCGTTGCCGAACCCACTCCCTTCGGTCTTCACGATTTGAAGATTGCAGCTGAAGTTGTTTCCGATTTGGGGCTGAAATTTGGAGTCGTTGTAAACAAGCACGGACTTCCCTTTGACGGAATTGAGAGGTACTGTAAAGAGGGGGGAGTTGAGATTCTCGGAAAAATACCCTTCAGCAAGGAAATCGCGGAAAAATACTCAAGAGGTGAACTTCTTCACGACATGAAGGATTTCTTCGTGCAGCTTTACGAGGGGATAGCGTGAAGCAGGTTGCGGTGATAAGCGGAAAGGGCGGGACGGGAAAAACAACTTTCTCAGCCACAATTCACGCCTTGGAGGGGGGAGTGGTTGCCGACTGTGATGTCGACGCCCCAAACCTTCACATTCTGCTGAAGCCCCAAATTCTGAAGGCAGAGGACTTCATCGCTTCGAAGAAGGCAAGGATAATGCCGGAAAAGTGCTCCTCATGCGGCTTGTGCTATGACCTCTGCAGGTTTGGGGCGGTTGTGGCTGAGGACGGCTATTACGTGGACGAGAAAAAGTGCGAGGGCTGCGCTTTCTGCTTCAACGTCTGCCCGGAAAGGGCGATAGAGATGGAGAATGTGAAA
The nucleotide sequence above comes from Archaeoglobus fulgidus DSM 4304. Encoded proteins:
- a CDS encoding GNAT family N-acetyltransferase; translated protein: MRVRELREEDARDAVRILVLSFGRELNGIFGDTELARELFFKFFSIHTEECLVVEAERIIGFASYSFKQRLPISDFLKKELGFVKGLKLSMLIRYLCPKPKKGKAVINFIAVSPLRRNSGAGSALLEKIVERVKEGGGKEIECYVSVDNDAGIGLLTKFGFEVAKMLDNRFAEKNFGARQWYLMRLKL
- a CDS encoding long-chain-fatty-acid--CoA ligase is translated as MSGILGIEGQNIRETDGSGINRIWVKHYDEGVRDRLDYPVMPAYRILEMAAEKYGNKVGTIFFGNQITYRQAKEASDKVAGFLFDIGIEKGDRVIFALPNTPHAAPIMAGILKVGGIIVQCNPLYTQREIKFLAEDSGAKTMFCMDMLYSNVSPLLDDGTLDTVITCSLQDFMVGATMPDPPEKRKGLYSWKNVMEAEKTERRAEINPKEDVAMLQYTGGTTGFPKGVMLTHFNIVANAYQAANWDPKASSADVGIGMLPVFHSYGMTMMNVGILVGATIIPMPDPRNYPMVLQAIQTFKVTTLAAVPTMYIGMLKLLEENGYDLSSLRVCTSGAAPLPIEVKRRWEELTGKRITEGYGLSEASPITHGNPIYGLNKEGSVGLPYPDTIAVVIDDEGNILPPGEVGELVIRGPQVMKGYWNRKEETENTLINGWLLTGDMAKMDEDGFFYIVDRKKDMIIAGGFNIYPREIEEVLYEHPAVAEAAVVGIPDPYRGETVKAFIELKPGWKGKVTEEDIIKFCKERLAPYKVPKLVEFRDELPKSLVGKVLRRVLREEEMRKQG
- a CDS encoding tetratricopeptide repeat protein; protein product: MDRFTALAIIFLATVLLAAGAIAYFFSPLFLLRLILFLAYLGVAAISAIMAGVLIYAKSKYTLPSLLSLIASLYALYQCYTWENPMHVAYITAAYILAFAFGLWWISEPDLTLYERLRSAKALENAGRYRAAARKYEKSGNYKSAAECYLKAGMEESAAWCYEKAEEFSKAAEIYEKLAAEKGDSYYWKEAYEFYKKAGEMRRAAECLERYAEEEPWFWEDVAKIYEEIGDSENAKKAWQRALEYYIEEAEEEGVFWEDVTKIYEKLGESEKAREAMLKFAAYCESEAENDPMWWKHVGEAYQYLGEEEKAKEAFEKYHNYKQQQKVDD
- a CDS encoding Sjogren's syndrome/scleroderma autoantigen 1 family protein, whose translation is MSDKKISEKGIASAAELLYKGAKMLAHSCPECKMPLFEKDGKIFCPSCGREVVIEEDSAAKAESEEKPPESTKPAVKADYDEAVEKIEMAISKVCDMMVESRSVEEVRVLSDSLEKLVDALKKLRE
- a CDS encoding UPF0147 family protein, which produces MAKKGLEEVLETLDRIIHDETVPRNVRRVASEIKEKLTTTDEVSLEAASAISVLEDISADPNLPMHVRTMIWNLTSQLERISVE
- a CDS encoding diacylglycerol/polyprenol kinase family protein; translation: MSELKKELLRKSIHFSGIVYVPAYLYFGKEFVLIGVTLALVFAAIFEFFRLRYKLLSWLVRDYERNRVGAYIYFGVAVLFVTLLFPMNAAISAVLVALLGDGVGGVVKRLPVRRAGEIAFFAMLVVPFVASLPLLSPIPSFAACFAGAIVERIEKIGGYYLQDNLTVPVTAAVVYFSVNYILS
- the suhB gene encoding bifunctional fructose-1,6-bisphosphatase/inositol-1-monophosphatase produces the protein MDERDALRISREIAGEVRKAIASMPLRERVKDVGMGKDGTPTKAADRVAEDAALEILRKERVTVVTEESGVLGEGDVFVALDPLDGTFNATRGIPVYSVSLCFSYSDKLKDAFFGYVYNLATGDEYYADSSGAYRNGERIEVSDAEELYCNAIIYYPDRKFPFKRMRIFGSAATELCFFADGSFDCFLDIRPGKMLRIYDAAAGVFIAEKAGGKVTELDGESLGNKKFDMQERLNIVAANEKLHPKLLELIK
- the nadK gene encoding NAD kinase, coding for MRAAVVYKTDGHVKRIEEALKRLEVEVELFNQPSEELENFDFIVSVGGDGTILRILQKLKRCPPIFGINTGRVGLLTHASPENFEVELKKAVEKFEVERFPRVSCSAMPDVLALNEIAVLSRKPAKMIDVALRVDGVEVDRIRCDGFIVATQIGSTGYAFSAGGPVVEPYLECFILIPIAPFRFGWKPYVVSMERKIEVIAEKAIVVADGQKSVDFDGEITIEKSEFPAVFFKNEKRFRNLFGKVRSIG
- a CDS encoding TolB family protein; translation: MGQPPEVSHSERAKPAMRGGVTLGADFCRHVFVNFIESGYLRFCGYTVTYHLDKVRNTAVSLIFLTTAAAEEWSFVKLVDDPSHFGPGGMTADGTKIVFSKHTDGSYATHWDEKVFLMDLETKQVTRVTRNIYFDSYPTISPEGSKIAFVESERLQF
- a CDS encoding cohesin domain-containing protein, with protein sequence MRSLRANGYNFRQDTRHYVYVVSQSNNWQQGRHLIDDPGKFYFDPLLDENGNHITVNYWVYLDDFNWPNFIGTYTATGSAIGGIELGKYVYGPVRSPDGSKIAFSTVRGEGEQRVSELYVGGVGQPPKIIYSDSEGRAVRQFSVSNDGKVAFYLEGDSKGREGVFLYQNGNIMLLNSDLHFCNPMISGDGQKLYCLYNDLFEYKFSLYEIDINDGSYEMLGTYNVHTGLSLTNNDGSVIVFRGYNETNGFGIFALVKGEGVTIPPMLNLDLQPMLPPKTTIIAGSAEAPQGSDIQVPVKIENADKVGSINLILSYPNVLEVEDVLQGSLTQNSLFDYNVEGNQIKVGIADSNGISGDGSLFYVKFRVTGNEKAEQAENVKGKLRGLGQQLSEITLRNSHALTLQGIEIYDIDGNSVKVATINGTFRIVSQEEANKGDVNGDGEINSLDALLALQMSIGKVEPNPVADMDGDGKVLAKDATEIMKMATDMMIRRTAEIISQNGLLGK
- a CDS encoding cohesin domain-containing protein → MRRFLLLTLVVFILTMSVASAEMVVKIPDTSGAVGGTVEVPVEVENAQNLGSMDIVIVYDPTILKVQNVGKGELNKGLLSSNTGEGMVAISLADSKGINGKGSVAVITFQVLKAGSTDLTIQSVKAYDVNTHVDIPVKADNGKFEAVKGGAGTTGSTPGFELLLAVSALIAVGLFRKKIG
- a CDS encoding NifB/NifX family molybdenum-iron cluster-binding protein, with product MKVCVPSYRGGLDDYVCEHFGKAESFTIYDTETGEVKVVRNTSEHFGGVGYPPELIKSAGADVVLCSGMGARAIAMFRRFGIKVYMGASGTVRDAIEQFLAGKLVEADEAMGCSHHHH
- a CDS encoding NifB/NifX family molybdenum-iron cluster-binding protein produces the protein MRIAATTLKGGIDDIVTPQFGRTATFTIVDYDGGVKNVEVVENRAASQSSGAGIAAAQMLVDKKVEVLLTGHVGPKAMNVLRAAGIRAFVAEGLRVRDAVEKLLKGELEEITAPSSGMGKGMGRGMGGGRGRGMGGGMGGGRWR
- a CDS encoding ATP-binding protein, translating into MRIAVASGKGGTGKTTVAVNLAVFNHIDLFDLDVEEPNDRIFIKGEAEEWPAYRKVPEVRENCNACGVCKDVCQYSAIYVIDKAYPLPELCHSCGACIYLCPEKAMEEVDYQTGKIVRVKSDITLTYGEMRIGEASAVFLIKQVKELMGKNAIIDSPPGASCPMVESVSDADYVILVAEPTPFGLHDLKIAAEVVSDLGLKFGVVVNKHGLPFDGIERYCKEGGVEILGKIPFSKEIAEKYSRGELLHDMKDFFVQLYEGIA